In Rubripirellula tenax, the following are encoded in one genomic region:
- a CDS encoding phosphoglycerate kinase, translating to MAKKTIDQVDVAGKKVLIRVDFNVPLDDNQKITDDRRVRMALPSIKSVVDRGGQVILVSHLGRPEGKGFESQYSLAPAAEALAGMLGKPVAMASDTVGDDAAAKVIALGNGDVVVLENLRFNSGEKKGCAEFAGKLAAMADIYCNDAFGTCHRSDASMVAVPEAMAGKPRVVGHLVAREIQYLTDAISKPGRPFVAILGGAKVSDKINVINNLLGICDTVLIGGAMAYTFSLARGGKVGGSLVEKDKVELAKELLAKGGDKLQLPVDTHCGDDFGNIAGCNKKVVAAGEIPDDMEGFDIGPETSKKYAEIIKNAKTIVWNGPMGVFEKPPMDAGTKAVAQAVADSDSVSIIGGGDSAAAVELLGFADQVSHVSTGGGASLAMLEGQRFAAVDLLDEAGE from the coding sequence ATGGCTAAAAAGACAATCGACCAAGTTGACGTTGCTGGCAAAAAGGTACTGATCCGCGTCGACTTCAACGTTCCGCTGGACGACAACCAAAAGATCACTGACGATCGCCGCGTGCGAATGGCGTTGCCAAGTATCAAAAGCGTGGTCGATCGCGGTGGCCAAGTGATCCTGGTCAGCCACCTGGGTCGCCCTGAAGGAAAGGGCTTTGAATCGCAGTACAGCCTTGCGCCGGCCGCCGAAGCGTTGGCGGGAATGTTGGGCAAACCGGTTGCCATGGCATCGGATACGGTCGGTGACGACGCGGCCGCGAAGGTCATAGCACTTGGCAACGGCGACGTGGTCGTGCTGGAGAACCTGCGTTTCAACTCGGGTGAAAAGAAGGGTTGCGCCGAGTTCGCGGGCAAGTTGGCTGCGATGGCCGACATTTACTGCAACGATGCGTTCGGAACTTGTCACCGCAGCGATGCGTCGATGGTCGCCGTCCCCGAAGCGATGGCGGGCAAACCACGCGTAGTGGGCCACTTGGTCGCGCGTGAGATTCAGTATCTGACCGACGCGATCAGCAAACCGGGGCGTCCCTTTGTTGCGATCCTCGGCGGGGCAAAGGTCAGCGACAAGATCAACGTGATCAACAATCTGCTGGGAATTTGTGACACGGTATTGATCGGCGGCGCGATGGCGTACACGTTCTCGCTGGCACGCGGCGGCAAAGTCGGCGGCAGTTTGGTCGAAAAGGACAAGGTAGAACTGGCCAAAGAATTGCTGGCCAAAGGCGGCGATAAACTGCAACTGCCCGTCGACACGCATTGCGGCGACGATTTCGGAAACATCGCCGGTTGCAACAAAAAGGTCGTCGCGGCGGGCGAGATCCCTGATGACATGGAAGGATTCGACATCGGACCGGAAACGTCAAAGAAGTACGCCGAGATCATCAAGAATGCGAAGACCATCGTTTGGAACGGACCGATGGGTGTCTTTGAAAAGCCACCGATGGATGCGGGCACAAAAGCAGTGGCGCAAGCCGTCGCCGACAGCGATTCGGTCAGCATCATTGGCGGTGGCGACAGTGCCGCGGCCGTCGAATTGCTCGGTTTCGCGGACCAAGTCAGTCACGTCAGCACCGGTGGCGGCGCCAGTCTGGCCATGCTGGAAGGCCAACGTTTCGCCGCCGTCGATTTGCTGGACGAAGCGGGGGAATAG
- a CDS encoding RluA family pseudouridine synthase, translating into MPLTTATTTVMPEQVGRVDSVVKALVGLSHSQVRGMFDHGCVAINGEPCEDGGQEVEVGDAIELRYDANQRYREKKKVRWDDRTFTIAYEDNDLIVVDKAAGTLTIPTNQEEKNTLVDRVSLYLSHSKRYRQAFVVHRLDREVSGLLVIGKSQEVADALIEQFKHRKPMRLYSAICAGLVAADEGTFDSHMATGNNLDRYITAPSRHTERAVTHYRVIKRMDDTTEVEIRLETGKRNQIRVQFADAGHPVLGDPRYETDKSMHPRWIRKRIALHAKTLGFDHPTSGKPIAIESKLPAAMAKFLRGGIGRQK; encoded by the coding sequence ATGCCGCTGACCACTGCCACGACAACCGTAATGCCAGAACAAGTCGGGCGCGTTGATAGCGTCGTCAAGGCGTTGGTCGGTTTGTCGCACAGCCAGGTGCGAGGAATGTTCGACCATGGCTGCGTCGCGATCAACGGCGAACCTTGCGAGGACGGCGGGCAGGAAGTCGAGGTGGGTGACGCGATCGAACTTCGCTATGACGCAAACCAACGTTACCGTGAAAAAAAGAAGGTTCGCTGGGACGATCGCACGTTCACGATCGCATACGAGGACAACGACTTGATCGTCGTTGACAAAGCCGCCGGGACGCTGACGATACCGACCAACCAGGAAGAAAAAAACACTTTGGTCGATCGTGTCTCGTTATACCTATCGCACTCCAAACGATACCGCCAAGCGTTCGTCGTCCACCGACTCGATCGAGAAGTCAGCGGGTTGTTGGTGATCGGCAAGTCACAGGAGGTCGCCGATGCGCTGATCGAACAGTTCAAACATCGCAAGCCGATGCGTTTGTATTCGGCAATCTGCGCCGGGTTGGTGGCCGCCGACGAAGGCACGTTCGATTCTCATATGGCGACGGGCAACAATCTGGATCGCTATATCACGGCGCCGTCAAGGCATACTGAACGGGCCGTCACTCACTATCGCGTCATCAAACGGATGGACGACACGACCGAGGTCGAAATTCGCCTGGAAACCGGAAAACGCAACCAAATTCGAGTCCAGTTCGCCGATGCCGGCCACCCCGTGCTTGGGGACCCTCGTTACGAAACGGACAAATCCATGCACCCGAGATGGATTCGCAAACGCATCGCTCTGCACGCGAAGACTCTTGGCTTCGATCACCCCACCAGTGGTAAGCCGATCGCCATCGAGTCGAAGTTGCCGGCCGCGATGGCGAAGTTTTTGCGGGGCGGAATCGGCCGCCAGAAGTAG
- the glgX gene encoding glycogen debranching protein GlgX — translation MLMRQPCPSLQFAYAPPFGATIQDTGVQFSVFSRSATAMRLLLYNKVTDREPAEIIDFDRDADRWGDVWSMHVPNLAEGQLYHFQANGPWAPERGHRFDSTARLIDPYTQALAGEYQKGKDGVVRPPKCVVVDGEFDWEGDRHIRRDISESVIYEMHVKGFTKSKSSKVKHPGTYLGVIEKIPYLKDLGVTAVELMPVNEFPIKDIHGNKMDRSNYWGYDPMAFFAPHRGYASDSTPGAQVREFKEMVKALHKAGIEVILDVVFNHTCEGNEKGPTLSFKGLENQVYYILSEGQHYCNYSGCGNTLNGNHPVVREMIFHCLRHWVHNYHIDGFRFDLASILSRDTKGNLIPNPPMVELIAEDPLLADTKIIAEAWDAAGAYQVGSFGGARWAEWNGRYRDDTRGFWRGDSGTLGALATRLAGSSDLYEHDNRPPHCSINLITTHDGFTMNDLVSYKDKHNIANGEDNRDGDNHNISDNYGVEGPTRKKAITVTRDRQIRNMMTTLLLSQGVPMLVSGDEVRRTQKGNNNAYCQDNDISWFDWRLATKNADMLRFVKALIKFRREQPTVRRKTYLTGQPVDGRAIPDVSWYAPDGTHLNWNQSELAMVAYIAAPTRIEDPEGLGRDMVMMFNSTGQDRVFKMPEIGWGMNWNLFIDTAVESPGDIYPDVDGPVPATGHSLSMACHSMKVFVGNS, via the coding sequence ATGCTAATGCGCCAACCGTGCCCATCACTACAATTCGCCTACGCCCCGCCGTTCGGTGCGACGATTCAAGATACCGGCGTCCAGTTTTCGGTCTTCAGTCGTTCGGCAACGGCGATGCGATTGTTGCTTTACAACAAGGTCACCGATCGCGAACCTGCCGAGATCATCGACTTTGATCGCGACGCGGATCGCTGGGGCGATGTGTGGAGTATGCATGTCCCGAACCTAGCCGAAGGACAACTTTACCACTTCCAAGCCAACGGTCCTTGGGCGCCCGAACGGGGACATCGATTCGATTCGACCGCCCGTTTGATAGATCCGTACACTCAAGCACTCGCAGGCGAATATCAAAAGGGCAAAGATGGCGTCGTCCGGCCGCCGAAGTGCGTGGTCGTCGACGGCGAATTCGATTGGGAAGGCGACCGGCACATCCGACGGGACATAAGCGAATCGGTGATCTATGAAATGCACGTCAAAGGTTTCACCAAAAGCAAGTCCTCGAAAGTCAAACATCCAGGCACCTACCTGGGCGTGATCGAAAAGATCCCGTATCTGAAAGACCTCGGCGTGACGGCCGTCGAGCTGATGCCGGTCAATGAATTTCCAATCAAGGATATCCACGGCAACAAGATGGATCGGTCGAACTATTGGGGCTATGACCCAATGGCTTTCTTCGCGCCGCACCGTGGATATGCGTCCGACAGCACACCAGGTGCTCAAGTTCGCGAGTTCAAAGAAATGGTCAAAGCGCTTCACAAAGCTGGTATCGAAGTCATCCTCGACGTTGTGTTCAATCACACTTGCGAAGGTAACGAAAAGGGACCAACGCTATCGTTTAAGGGACTCGAAAACCAAGTCTATTACATCCTGTCCGAAGGCCAGCATTACTGTAACTACAGCGGATGTGGCAACACGCTCAACGGCAACCATCCGGTCGTTCGCGAGATGATTTTTCACTGCCTTCGTCACTGGGTTCACAACTACCACATCGACGGTTTTCGATTCGATTTGGCCAGCATCCTGAGCCGCGACACGAAGGGGAACTTGATCCCCAATCCACCAATGGTCGAATTGATCGCCGAAGATCCGTTGCTGGCCGATACCAAGATCATCGCCGAAGCATGGGACGCCGCCGGTGCCTACCAAGTCGGTTCGTTCGGCGGCGCTCGCTGGGCGGAATGGAACGGACGTTACCGCGATGACACGCGTGGTTTTTGGCGAGGTGACTCTGGCACGTTGGGCGCTCTGGCTACTCGATTGGCCGGCAGCAGCGATTTGTACGAGCATGACAATCGTCCGCCGCACTGCAGCATCAACTTGATCACGACCCACGACGGCTTCACGATGAACGACCTTGTTTCGTACAAGGACAAGCACAACATCGCCAACGGTGAAGACAATCGTGATGGTGACAACCACAACATCAGCGACAACTATGGTGTCGAGGGGCCGACTCGCAAGAAAGCGATCACGGTCACTCGCGATCGCCAAATTCGCAACATGATGACGACGTTGTTGCTTAGCCAGGGCGTGCCGATGCTGGTCAGTGGTGACGAAGTCCGCCGCACTCAAAAGGGTAACAACAATGCCTATTGCCAAGACAACGACATCAGCTGGTTCGATTGGCGTTTGGCCACCAAGAATGCTGACATGCTGCGTTTCGTCAAAGCGTTGATCAAGTTCCGTCGCGAGCAACCGACGGTTCGCCGGAAAACATACCTGACCGGCCAACCGGTCGATGGCCGCGCGATTCCCGATGTGTCTTGGTACGCGCCCGACGGCACCCATTTGAATTGGAACCAATCGGAACTCGCCATGGTGGCGTACATCGCCGCACCGACGCGCATCGAGGACCCCGAGGGGCTTGGTCGTGACATGGTGATGATGTTCAACAGCACCGGCCAGGACCGCGTCTTCAAGATGCCTGAAATTGGCTGGGGTATGAACTGGAATCTGTTCATCGATACCGCCGTCGAGTCGCCTGGCGACATCTATCCCGATGTCGACGGACCCGTGCCAGCAACGGGCCATTCGCTCAGCATGGCATGCCACTCGATGAAAGTTTTTGTAGGAAACAGTTAG
- a CDS encoding ClpP family protease, which yields MNFPTAYDPRDPQLAASSYQGYQRQRQLTLGDLLMENRIVFLQGEIHYGNANEIVMKLLYLQSENRRKDVHFYINSPGGSVTATLAIYDTMQMMSCSIATYCVGEACSGAAVLLVGGTKGKRYCLPNSRVMMHQPMGGVGGQVSDIEIQAAEMFRYRDVLNEIISKHSGKSVDQIAKDTDRDFFLGAQEAKEYGLVDDILTKPPGSEEDEDK from the coding sequence ATGAATTTCCCAACGGCTTACGACCCCCGAGATCCCCAACTGGCCGCCAGTTCGTATCAGGGTTACCAGCGTCAGCGTCAACTGACGCTCGGCGACTTGCTGATGGAGAACCGGATTGTGTTCCTCCAAGGCGAGATCCATTACGGCAACGCGAACGAAATCGTGATGAAGTTGCTGTATCTTCAAAGCGAAAACCGTCGCAAAGACGTCCACTTCTATATCAATTCGCCTGGCGGATCGGTTACCGCGACCCTGGCCATCTATGACACCATGCAAATGATGTCATGCAGCATCGCGACGTACTGCGTCGGTGAAGCATGCAGCGGTGCGGCAGTTTTGTTGGTCGGCGGTACGAAAGGCAAACGCTATTGTTTGCCCAACAGCCGCGTGATGATGCACCAACCCATGGGTGGCGTTGGTGGCCAAGTCAGTGACATCGAGATTCAAGCGGCCGAAATGTTCCGCTATCGCGACGTGCTAAACGAAATCATCAGCAAGCACAGCGGTAAGTCGGTCGACCAAATCGCGAAAGACACCGATCGCGACTTTTTCCTTGGTGCTCAAGAAGCCAAGGAATACGGCTTGGTCGACGACATTCTGACCAAGCCACCGGGCTCGGAAGAAGACGAAGACAAGTAA
- the clpP gene encoding ATP-dependent Clp endopeptidase proteolytic subunit ClpP yields MPVIPYVVEKSGREERVYDIYSRLLKDRIIFLGQQVDDQISNALVAQMLFLQSDDPKADIHLYINSPGGSITAGMAIYDTMQFVSCDVATYCIGQAASMGAVLLTAGAKGKRFSLPNSRIMIHQPLAGMQGTAREVEIHVGELRRIKQRMNEIMIEHTGHSLEKIESDTDRDRFMSAVEAQEYGLIDKVVTKIDEK; encoded by the coding sequence ATGCCTGTCATTCCCTACGTCGTCGAAAAGAGCGGTCGCGAAGAACGTGTCTACGACATTTACAGCCGATTGCTCAAAGACCGCATCATTTTTCTCGGCCAACAAGTCGACGATCAGATCTCCAATGCTCTGGTCGCTCAGATGTTGTTTCTGCAGTCGGACGACCCGAAAGCCGACATTCACTTGTACATCAACAGCCCCGGTGGATCGATCACTGCGGGCATGGCGATCTACGACACGATGCAATTCGTTTCCTGCGACGTCGCAACCTATTGCATCGGCCAAGCCGCTTCGATGGGCGCCGTGTTGTTGACCGCCGGCGCGAAGGGCAAACGGTTCTCGTTGCCCAATTCGCGAATCATGATCCACCAACCGCTCGCCGGGATGCAGGGCACCGCCCGTGAAGTCGAAATTCACGTGGGCGAACTGCGTCGCATCAAACAGCGAATGAACGAGATCATGATCGAGCACACCGGACATTCGCTCGAAAAGATCGAAAGCGATACCGACCGCGACCGCTTCATGTCGGCCGTCGAAGCTCAAGAATACGGTCTGATCGACAAGGTCGTCACGAAGATCGACGAAAAGTGA
- a CDS encoding RsmE family RNA methyltransferase — protein MTRRYFVPDLSQPGSLVALPPEEAQHAIRVMRIQPDDVVTLFDGRGFQCDARVVSLGRNECQCEVGDVQLIDREPECCIHFGVALPKPDRAKELIERLTELGVAAVTPIVGQRSQRPPKGAFVDKLRRGVVEACKQSGRNHLMEIRDTMSASDFFASVDGGVSLIAHPETGAAKVSRFVGQSRVTVAIGPEGGWSNEEVELAIGAGFECVDLGPRIYRIETAAVVVAAALVS, from the coding sequence ATGACTCGACGATATTTTGTTCCCGACTTGAGCCAACCTGGAAGTTTGGTGGCTCTGCCGCCCGAAGAGGCCCAGCATGCGATCCGGGTGATGCGAATTCAGCCGGACGACGTGGTCACCCTTTTCGACGGACGCGGGTTTCAATGCGATGCTCGCGTCGTTTCGCTCGGACGCAACGAGTGTCAGTGCGAAGTCGGTGACGTTCAACTGATCGATCGTGAGCCTGAGTGTTGCATTCATTTTGGTGTCGCGCTGCCGAAGCCGGATCGCGCGAAGGAGCTGATCGAACGTTTGACGGAGCTTGGAGTGGCAGCGGTCACGCCGATCGTGGGTCAGCGGTCGCAGCGTCCGCCGAAAGGGGCGTTCGTCGACAAATTGCGTCGTGGCGTGGTCGAAGCATGCAAGCAAAGCGGTCGGAATCACTTGATGGAGATTCGCGATACGATGTCTGCGAGCGATTTTTTTGCTTCGGTCGATGGAGGTGTCAGCCTGATTGCTCACCCGGAAACCGGTGCCGCAAAAGTTTCTCGCTTCGTTGGACAGTCTCGCGTCACGGTTGCGATCGGACCGGAAGGCGGATGGTCCAATGAAGAGGTGGAGCTTGCGATCGGGGCGGGATTCGAGTGCGTGGATTTGGGGCCACGGATCTATCGGATCGAAACCGCGGCCGTGGTGGTGGCGGCAGCACTGGTTAGCTGA